One genomic window of Piliocolobus tephrosceles isolate RC106 chromosome 19, ASM277652v3, whole genome shotgun sequence includes the following:
- the TFF1 gene encoding trefoil factor 1 codes for MAPMQNKVICVLVLVSMLALGTLAQTQTEECEVAPEERENCGFPGITATECTSRDCCFNDSVRGFPWCFHPKAIEVPPEESWPQVVVQCGSLSQAAFSGWGFSERSWCVACPFSPRFPSARKVGFPHDTS; via the exons ATGGCCCCCATGCAGAACAAGGTGATCTGCGTCCTGGTCCTGGTGTCCATGCTGGCCCTTGGCACCCTGGCCCAGACCCAGACAG AGGAATGTGAAGTGGCCCCTGAAGAAAGAGAGAACTGTGGTTTTCCTGGCATCACGGCCACCGAGTGTACAAGTAGGGACTGCTGTTTCAATGACAGCGTTCGTGGGTTCCCCTGGTGCTTCCATCCTAAAGCCATTGAAGTTCCTCCAGAAG AGTCATGGCCGCAGGTGGTGGTGCAATGCGGTAGCCTGAGTCAGGCTGCATTCAG CGGCTGGGGGTTCTCAGAGCGCAGCTGGTGTGTGGCCTGTCCCTTCTCCCCACGGTTCCCCAGTGCCCGAAAGGTGGGCTTTCCCCACGACACCTCGTAG